The Blastocatellia bacterium genomic sequence AGGCTCTCAAGGAACATGTTATTCCAGTCTTGCGGGAGCGCGGCTTCAAAGGCTCGTTTCCACACTTTCGCCGTACGACAGAACGTACCATTCACTTAGTGACGTTTCAGTTCGACAAGTGGGGCGGAGGCTTTGTCGTAGAGATTGCAGCCTGTCCGCCCAATGGTGTCCATAGGCCGTCGGGCGAACAGATCCCTCCCACCAAGATCAGGGCCTGGGACGTGGCGCGCCGTCTTCGACTTGGTGCGTCGGATGAAAAAAGCGACCATTGGTTCAGATATGACAAGCGGCGATGGTTTTCCTCTGGCGAC encodes the following:
- a CDS encoding DUF4304 domain-containing protein; translation: MSDERDRMIKALKEHVIPVLRERGFKGSFPHFRRTTERTIHLVTFQFDKWGGGFVVEIAACPPNGVHRPSGEQIPPTKIRAWDVARRLRLGASDEKSDHWFRYDKRRWFSSGD